The sequence below is a genomic window from Ignavibacteriales bacterium.
TCAATACCAGCAAAGAAAAAATCAGTAAGTAGGTATTCGGGACCCGAAACTTAAATTTCTTTTTTGTCTCACTCATTTAATTACTTGTTTGGTTTTCATATCAAATTTATCTCCGCTGATTAATACATGGAGTTTCATATCACTTATACCAAGATTGCCTTTTTTATCTTCACGGATGTCATTTCCATCAGTCGGATCGTAAACTAAAACCTGGTTGCTTCCCAAAACTTCAAATGTGTCGTCGGGATAAACAATTATTGAAGTTGATTCGTCTATCGCTATCCCGAATAGATCAGGATGTTCGATCAATGAAGCGATTGTCCGGTTGTGTCTTTTTCTTTTCAGAAAGTGCTGATCGATGATAACATTCTTCAAAAAACCAAAACCTGTTTTTGTTTCAACATTACCTTTATCTATAGTAACAAATGAAACGGTAGAATCTTTATTAACCAATTCATTACCGGTTATCATGACTTCACTCATAACTGCAGCACCCGCACTGCTGCCGCCAACAACTCCGCCGTTATTATAAATATCAAAAACTTTCTGAAGTAATTTTGTTCCGAGCATGTCTCTGGTTAGATCACTCTGATCACCGCCGAGAAAAAATACTGCATTAACTTCATTCATCTTTTTCAAGTTGATTTCATCGTCAGCTGTTGCTCTTGTAAATATTAAGTAATCGGAAGACGCACCAAGTTCAGCAAACTCCTGTTTTTGTATTTCACTATTCTCAACAGGTTCTGAACCTGCGTTAGGGATAATCATTATTTTTGCGTTTGAACCGCCTGCAAGTTCAACAAACTTTTTAATAATTTCAGTTGTTTGAACCCCGCCAACTATTACAAGTTTTCCCCTGGATTGTGTAAATGCAATAAATGTGCTGAATAGAAAGACAAAAATTATAAGTATTATTTTTTTCATTTTGACTAATCTTTCTTAACAAGTTCAAGAGCAATTTCTGTTGATTTAACAAGGTCTTCGATGAAAATGAATTCATCATTTGAGTGAGGATTTTGTGCCCCGATACCAAGATTAACTGATTCAATACCTCTTGCATTAAGTGAGTTGGCATCACTGCCGCCAAGTGAAATTTTAGGTATAGGAGTCAGCCCTACTTTGTTTAGTACGTTTACTGTTTCTTTATAAACCTCAGATGTTTCAGGAATTGTATAAGGCATGAAATCCCAAAAATGGTCGATTTCAATTTTTGCTTTAGCTGATTCACATTCTTCTTTAAATATTTTAACAAGCAAGTTAAAGTAATCTTCAGCTTTTTTAAGATTGAATGATCTTACTTCACCTTCTAATTCAGTTAGTTCAGGAATAACATTTACAGCAGAACCACTTTTAAGTAACCCGACATTCATGGTTGTCTCATCATCAATTCTACCGAGAGGAAGTTTGCTGATTGCTTTTGCTGCAATCTTCATAGAGTTGATTCCTTTTTCAGGTGCAATACCGGAATGAGATGCTTTCCCAATTATTTTTATTTTAAATCCCATGGCACCACAGGCTGAGTAAATAAAACTACCCGGTCTATAACCTGAATCAAAAATAAATCCTTTTTTTATCTCCTCATTTAGACCGAGATGTTTAGACCCAAACAAAGTTGTTTCTTCGCATGTAGTAAACGCTACTGTAAAATCTTTAACAGGAATTTTTTCCAGTGCAATCTTCTTTAGTGTATATAGCAGGGTAGAAACACCCGCCCGGTTATCAACTCCAAGTACAGTATCACCTGAAGAAACTATACGATCATCTTTAATGATTGGTCTTACGTGTTCGGTGGGCCGTGCAGTATCCAGATGCGACAGTAAGACCATATTACCGCCGGTTCCAACTTTACAAATTAAATTTCCACTATTACTTCCGGTAAATTGACGGGAATCGTCTTCTGTTAATTCGTAGTCATATTTTTCAAGGTACAGTTTGATATGCCCTGCAAGTGGTTTTTCATTAGCGGAAAGTGCATTTATGCTGGTTATTTCTATGAACAAATCTATTATTTCAGGATGGTTCATCTGTAATTCTGCTTACATAGTGATAATATGATGTAATGTTTGTTACAGATTTACGAAAATAAATTTTCTAAGTCAAGAAATAATTTTTCTGACTACTCGTCTTCTGAGTAAACCTCAAGATCACCTTTTCTTATATACCCGTCTTTTAGCAGGCGGTCACTTGATCTGTAAAGTACAATTGTAAGTTCGTTTGTGAGGTAGTATCCGGTGGATTCAATCTTAACGCCAAACAATTCTCTGGTTACTTTAACCTTGGCGATAAGTTTGTCCTCCGCGATAATTGACTTTTCTACTTTAGCTTTTTTTGTTGGAATGTTCGACAAAGCCCAATAAATACCCTTCTTTGCATTTTGCAGAGTGGTGGTTATATCTTCTTCAATTTTAGCCTGAGCCGACAAACTATATGATAAGAGAAAAATTAGTACTGAAACAACTGACATTCTCATGTTACCCTCCCGATTTTTAAGAAATTTAGCCAAATATTTTTTAACAGCAAATCAATCTTTTCAAAAATAGTGGAAACTGACTATTGACTTTTTAGTTTCCATCATGTAAGTTGGAAACTAAATAAACGATTATAGTTTCCAATGAAAAAATTAAAAATAACCAGTGAAGATCAGAATCCTGAAAAAATAAGGATAGTAAATTTTGCCTCAGAGGTTTTTCTCCGCGATGGATTTTTCAAAATCTCCATGGACAGAATAGCTTCTGACCTTCACATAAGTAAAAAAACCATTTACAAATTCTTTTCTACAAAAGAGGAATTGGTTGAAGCTGTAATATCTAATTTTATCACTTCAGCAAGTTCAAGAATAGAATCTGTGATGGATGCGAACGAAACTTCGCTAACAAAGGCTTTAAAACTTTTTGAGATAATGGGTTCAATAGCAATGAGATTGAGTGATAACTGGATTAAGGACATTAAAATCCATACTCCTGACCTTTGGGAAAAGATAGATGAATTCAGAACTAAAAAAGCCTTCGCAGTGCTTGGTAATATTATCCGCCAGGGGCAAACTGAAGGAATGATAATAGATAAACCTGCCGAGCTTATTATTTATCTGTTCGTTAACTCAATCAGGTCAATTGTAAATCCGGATTTTCTATTCTATCAGAAGTTCAACTACAAAGAAGCTTTTCAGCATTCATTTGAAATTTTATTCAACGGGATACTGACACAAAAAGGTAAAAAACAATTCGATAAAATATTCAGTAAGGTAATACAATGAAAAAAGTAATAAGATTATTTCTTATGGGAATGATATTGACGCTTTACTCATGCGGCAATGGTAATGATGGAAATACAATTGAAGTTTCCGGAAATATTGAAACAACTACTATAGTTGTCAGCTCACAGGTAAGCGGGAAAGTTTTACAACTCTTAAAAGACGAAGGTGAAAAAGTAAAAGCTGGAGATACAATAATAGTTATCGATCCTATTACGTATCAGTTAAAACTTGAGGAAGCCGCAGCAGCATTAACTGCCGCCGAAGCACAGTATCAGCTTCTAAAAAACGGTGCAAGACGTGAGGACATTCAGCAGACACAGGAAATGTTGAACCAGGCTGAGTTGAATTTTAATTCTGCTGAAAAGGATAAAGAACGGTTTGAGAATCTGTATAAGTCAAAAGCCATCACGAAGAAACAATATGATGATGCAATAACAAGATATGATGTATCGCTTGCACAATTTAATTCAGCAAAACAGAACTATAAGAAAATTACAAACCTTGCAAGACCTGAGGAACTAAAGCAAGCTGAAGCAAATGTCAGCCGGCTAAAAGCAGCTTTAGAAATGGTTAAAAAAAGTTTAGCTGACTGTTATGTTAATTCGCCAACAGACGGAATCATAGTAAAACAATTTATTGAAGCTGGCGAAACTGCCGGAATGTTATCGTCACTATTTAAAGTATCCGATTTGAGTACAGTTGATTTGATTCTTTATATCTCCGAGACTGAGTTAGGCAAAGTTAAACTGGAACAAAAAGTTGATGTAAATGTTGACTCATACCCGGAAAAAATTTTTGAAGGTAAAATAGTTTTCATTTCACCTGAAGCAGAATTCACTCCAAAAAATATTCAGACAAAAGAGGAAAGAACAAAACTGGTTTTTGCAGTCAAAGTGAAAATTGACAACAAAAACTACGAACTAAAAACCGGCATGCCTGCTGATGCTTTAATCAAATTGTGAATTACACGTCAATGAAACTTGCAATAAACATAGAAGAACTTCATAAAAGTTATCCGGAAGCAGCCGCAGTTAACGGAATTTCTTTAAATGTAAAACAAGGTGAGATGTTCGGACTTGTCGGACCGGATGGCGCTGGTAAAACAACAACAATAAGAGTAGTGTGCGGACTTCTTAAACCGGATAAAGGAGTCGTAACCATTCTTGATCTTGACATAACAAAAAACAGGAAAGATGTACAAAACCAGATTGGCTACCTTTCACAAAAGTTCAGCTTATATGGTGATCTTTCAATAGATGAGAACATTGAATTCTTCGCGGATATACATGATGTAAAGAATTTTAAACAACGAAGAGATGAACTTCTTTCATTTACAAGACTGACTGCATTCAGAAAAAGGCTTGCAGAAAAATTATCAGGAGGAATGAAACAAAAACTCGCGCTTGCCTGCAGTTTAATTCATACGCCAAAAATTCTTTTCCTTGATGAACCTACTACCGGTGTTGATCCGGTATCGAGACGCGACTTCTGGAAAATACTTTCTGATCTTCAAAAGGATGGGATCACAATTTTTATGACTACACCCTATCTGGATGAAGCAGAAAGATGCAACAGGGTTGCTTTGATGAACAACGGAAAAATTATTACCGCCGATACTCCATCATCAATTAAAAAATCAATTGAACGTAGTACACTTGAAATAATATGCAGTGATATAAAAAGTGCTTATGAACTTTTAAGAAATGAAAAAGAAATTGAAGCGCAGATTTTTGGCGACCGCATCAACCTGATGTTTAAAGATCACAACAAAGAATTTGATAAAATAAAATCACTGCTTACATCAAATGGAATAAGCATAACAAGCAGCAGAGTAATTCCACCCTCACTTGAAAATGTGTTTATTCACCTTGTTAAAAAAGAAACAACAAAGATTAATGATAGTAATGTAAAGGAATTAAGATGAAATATATTTTTTTTGCAATAGTGCTTTCAGGTTGTGTGATGGCACAATCACTAACACTTGAAGAAAGTCTGCAATTAGGTTTAAAGAATAGTAAGGACTTAGTCATTTCAAAATCAAAAACAAAATATGCTGATGCAAAAATTACCGAGGTCGGTTCACAGATGCTGCCGCAGTTAAAATTCTCAGCGTCTTACACAAGACTAAGTGATGTTCCGCCGTTTGAAGTGATCGTCCCGTTTTCTCCATCACCAATAAAAATCCAGGATGTTATCCTTAACAATTATTCTTTCAAGCTATCACTACAGCAGCCTTTGTTTACAGGCTTCAGGTTAAGTTCGTTAAAAAATTCTGCGGAGTATAATTATGAAGCTGCAAATCTTGAATACAATGCCGCTATTAATAACTACGCTGTGCAGATATATGAATCATTCTGGAATTTTTATAATTCACAACAGATTGCAGTGCTCATTAAAGAACAGTTAATTTCTATTAATCAGCATCTTGCCGATACAAAAAATTTCCTTGATAATGGTCTCGCTACTATGAATGATGTGCTTAAACTTGAAGTTCAATATTCTTCACTCGAACTAAAATTAATTGAAGCAGAAAGTAATCTGGATCTGGCACGAATTAATTTTAACAGAGTAATTGGATTAGAATTAGATGCATCTCCGGAATTAAAAGTGAACGAAATAAATCCCCTGCCCGAAAAATTTTTAATTAGTGATTTATTACTCGAAGCCAATAAAAACAGGGATGAAATAAAATCTATTTCCAATCGTGTTAAAGCAAGTGATGAATTGGTTTCAGCGGCGAATGCAGGCTGGTTCCCTTCAATCTATTTGTTTGGCAACGCTTACTACAATAATCCCAATCAACGGATTATGCCAATAAAGAATGAATTTAAAGATTCGTGGGACGCTGGTGTAACATTAAACTGGGATTTGTGGAACTGGGGTTATACCTCTTCACAAACCACACAAGCTGAAGAGATAAAACTTCAGACTGAAACAAACTTAGCACAGTTAAAAGAATCAATTGAAATTGAAGTCACACGTGAGTATCTCAATTATGTTAAATCAATAAAGAAAGTTGAAGTTGCACGTAAAAGTGTGGAACAGGCAGACGAGAATTACAGATTGACAAAAGAAAAATACAACTCACAGGTTGCAAGCAGTTCTGATCTGATTGATGCACAAACATACCAGCTTGAAGCAGAGACTAATCTGATTTCAGCGTTGGTGGGTTTCCAAATTTCAAAAGTAAAATTGGAGAGAGCCACAGGTAGAAAAATTTATTGACGGTTCAATCCATCAAGTGTGAGTTACTTTCAATACAATATAGCAATGAGACAATAGAACAATTACCAATAGATAAATATGAATAGCATTGACGTAAAAGATTTGACAAAAAAATTCGGCAGTTTTATTTCTGTTGATAATGTTTCATTCACAGTTAAGAAGGGCGAAGTGTTTGGATTTCTTGGTGCGAATGGTGCCGGAAAATCTACAACTATAAGAATGTTATGCGGGATACTATCACCGACATCTGGTGACGCGCTTGTTGGCGGTTACAGTATAATGAATGAAGCCGATAAAGTAAAAAAGAATATCGGGTATATGTCTCAAAGGTTTTCTCTTTACAATGATCTCACCGTTGAAGAAAATATAAACTTCTTTGGCGGCGTATATGGATTAGATAATGGTGAACTGAAAGAAAGAAAAAAATGGGTTTTATCAATTGCTGATCTTGAAGGGAAAGAAAATGTTTTAACCGATTCTTTACCGGGCGGAATAAAACAGAGACTTGCACTTGGTACAGCGGTTATTCATAGACCTGAAATTGTTTTTCTCGATGAACCTACAAGCGGAGTTGATCCAATTTCACGGAGAAATTTCTGGGATCTTATAAACCGTTTATCATCGGATGGAACTACTGTTTTTGTAACAACTCACTATCTTGAAGAAGCCGAGTTCTGCAATAACATAATTCTTATCAACGCAGGAAAGCTTGTAGCAGAAGGAAATCCGAAAGAATTAAAAACCGAGTTTATCAAAAACAAAATCATGGAAGTTGAATGTGAACGCGTTGTTGACGCTCTGGAAATACTTGCTAAAGAAAATTTTGTTGATGAGACAAGCATATTCGGCAACAATATTCACATCGGTGTGAATGACAATTTCCATAATATTGAACAGATAAAACAATCCCTGTCAAAAGCATCAATACAAATAAACAGGATAGACGAAATCTCCCCCACTCTTGAAGATGTATTTATAAAATTAGTTGACAAAAAATATTAATGATGATGTTTACAAAATTATTTGCAGTAATAAAAAAAGAAGTAAGACAGCTCAAGCGCGACCACAGGCTTTTATTCGTGATCTTTTTCTTTCCTGTAATGCTTCTTGTGTTATTCGGATACGCTGTTAACTTCGATATAAAAAATATTAAGCTTGCAGTTTATGATCAGGATAGATCAGACATTAGCAGGGAAATCCTTAACTCCCTAAGTAGTTCGGAATATTTTAATATCGTCGCTTACATAAATGATCATAGCGAAATCAA
It includes:
- a CDS encoding M20/M25/M40 family metallo-hydrolase gives rise to the protein MNHPEIIDLFIEITSINALSANEKPLAGHIKLYLEKYDYELTEDDSRQFTGSNSGNLICKVGTGGNMVLLSHLDTARPTEHVRPIIKDDRIVSSGDTVLGVDNRAGVSTLLYTLKKIALEKIPVKDFTVAFTTCEETTLFGSKHLGLNEEIKKGFIFDSGYRPGSFIYSACGAMGFKIKIIGKASHSGIAPEKGINSMKIAAKAISKLPLGRIDDETTMNVGLLKSGSAVNVIPELTELEGEVRSFNLKKAEDYFNLLVKIFKEECESAKAKIEIDHFWDFMPYTIPETSEVYKETVNVLNKVGLTPIPKISLGGSDANSLNARGIESVNLGIGAQNPHSNDEFIFIEDLVKSTEIALELVKKD
- a CDS encoding TetR/AcrR family transcriptional regulator gives rise to the protein MKKLKITSEDQNPEKIRIVNFASEVFLRDGFFKISMDRIASDLHISKKTIYKFFSTKEELVEAVISNFITSASSRIESVMDANETSLTKALKLFEIMGSIAMRLSDNWIKDIKIHTPDLWEKIDEFRTKKAFAVLGNIIRQGQTEGMIIDKPAELIIYLFVNSIRSIVNPDFLFYQKFNYKEAFQHSFEILFNGILTQKGKKQFDKIFSKVIQ
- a CDS encoding efflux RND transporter periplasmic adaptor subunit yields the protein MKKVIRLFLMGMILTLYSCGNGNDGNTIEVSGNIETTTIVVSSQVSGKVLQLLKDEGEKVKAGDTIIVIDPITYQLKLEEAAAALTAAEAQYQLLKNGARREDIQQTQEMLNQAELNFNSAEKDKERFENLYKSKAITKKQYDDAITRYDVSLAQFNSAKQNYKKITNLARPEELKQAEANVSRLKAALEMVKKSLADCYVNSPTDGIIVKQFIEAGETAGMLSSLFKVSDLSTVDLILYISETELGKVKLEQKVDVNVDSYPEKIFEGKIVFISPEAEFTPKNIQTKEERTKLVFAVKVKIDNKNYELKTGMPADALIKL
- a CDS encoding cyanophycinase, producing the protein MKKIILIIFVFLFSTFIAFTQSRGKLVIVGGVQTTEIIKKFVELAGGSNAKIMIIPNAGSEPVENSEIQKQEFAELGASSDYLIFTRATADDEINLKKMNEVNAVFFLGGDQSDLTRDMLGTKLLQKVFDIYNNGGVVGGSSAGAAVMSEVMITGNELVNKDSTVSFVTIDKGNVETKTGFGFLKNVIIDQHFLKRKRHNRTIASLIEHPDLFGIAIDESTSIIVYPDDTFEVLGSNQVLVYDPTDGNDIREDKKGNLGISDMKLHVLISGDKFDMKTKQVIK
- a CDS encoding ABC transporter ATP-binding protein, which produces MKLAINIEELHKSYPEAAAVNGISLNVKQGEMFGLVGPDGAGKTTTIRVVCGLLKPDKGVVTILDLDITKNRKDVQNQIGYLSQKFSLYGDLSIDENIEFFADIHDVKNFKQRRDELLSFTRLTAFRKRLAEKLSGGMKQKLALACSLIHTPKILFLDEPTTGVDPVSRRDFWKILSDLQKDGITIFMTTPYLDEAERCNRVALMNNGKIITADTPSSIKKSIERSTLEIICSDIKSAYELLRNEKEIEAQIFGDRINLMFKDHNKEFDKIKSLLTSNGISITSSRVIPPSLENVFIHLVKKETTKINDSNVKELR
- a CDS encoding TolC family protein, translating into MKYIFFAIVLSGCVMAQSLTLEESLQLGLKNSKDLVISKSKTKYADAKITEVGSQMLPQLKFSASYTRLSDVPPFEVIVPFSPSPIKIQDVILNNYSFKLSLQQPLFTGFRLSSLKNSAEYNYEAANLEYNAAINNYAVQIYESFWNFYNSQQIAVLIKEQLISINQHLADTKNFLDNGLATMNDVLKLEVQYSSLELKLIEAESNLDLARINFNRVIGLELDASPELKVNEINPLPEKFLISDLLLEANKNRDEIKSISNRVKASDELVSAANAGWFPSIYLFGNAYYNNPNQRIMPIKNEFKDSWDAGVTLNWDLWNWGYTSSQTTQAEEIKLQTETNLAQLKESIEIEVTREYLNYVKSIKKVEVARKSVEQADENYRLTKEKYNSQVASSSDLIDAQTYQLEAETNLISALVGFQISKVKLERATGRKIY
- a CDS encoding ABC transporter ATP-binding protein gives rise to the protein MNSIDVKDLTKKFGSFISVDNVSFTVKKGEVFGFLGANGAGKSTTIRMLCGILSPTSGDALVGGYSIMNEADKVKKNIGYMSQRFSLYNDLTVEENINFFGGVYGLDNGELKERKKWVLSIADLEGKENVLTDSLPGGIKQRLALGTAVIHRPEIVFLDEPTSGVDPISRRNFWDLINRLSSDGTTVFVTTHYLEEAEFCNNIILINAGKLVAEGNPKELKTEFIKNKIMEVECERVVDALEILAKENFVDETSIFGNNIHIGVNDNFHNIEQIKQSLSKASIQINRIDEISPTLEDVFIKLVDKKY